The sequence below is a genomic window from Xiphophorus maculatus strain JP 163 A chromosome 10, X_maculatus-5.0-male, whole genome shotgun sequence.
AGTGGCCGCCAAGATATTCACCAATTTGAACACCACTGCAGCGTCTGTGCCACAGTTTATCTAAATATTGATATGCAATGCAGGAATAATAACAGTATTAGGATGCTTTTATACtaatttaattcatatttacCAAATTTACTGTTTTACTGTAACTCTTCCTAATTTCCTTCCAATATTTTAGGTCACATGTTGGTCACATAgaacaatattttgtttctccttaacctttttgtctgttttgtggCTTTGGGAGGTTAGCCATAGTACAGGAAACTagacaagttttaaaataatgggtcataaatttgatttgatcaaGCTGACAAGCTCTCTTGTTTTTAACTAGACCTCAGGAAtaaaaactaatcccatgtactATAGTTTCTGTAAAGCTGTAGATTTGGAAAGAGTTGTTATATGTGCATGACAAAAGCATCTCTTTACAAAAGCTTAATTAcagtaaacattcttgtcaatTGCAGGGAGATAAAGTCTGACTTCAAAAAAGAAGTTGAAACCATGAAAAGGTTTGAGTCTCCTAACATCTTGCGAATGTTTGGCATCTGCATCCTGGATGAGGACAGTAAGTAATGATGCATGCACAGATCAGAATTAtctaaacagtaaaaatataaaatcttttatCTGCCTGCAGCTCCTAATACTAAGTACCTCATCATTATGGAGTACTGTGAGAAAGGAAGTCTCCGAGAAGTTCTGAGCTCTGAATGTGACCTGTCCTGGACCAGGAAAGTTAGCATGTGCCGGGATGCAGCGCAGGGTCTTTACCGGTAAGTCGGCAAGAATACATTATTTGTCTTTGGTTTGAATGATGAAGAAATTCTCTAGTGTAGAGCTCATGGAGGTTTTCTGACTCTCACAAATCGGGTTTGAGCCTCAGCTTTTGCTAATTTCTTTCTTACGCTGCCCAGACAAAGTTCACGAAACGTAAGAGCACTGGTTCCAGGATGGAGGTTTTTAAGTAGTCATTCAAAACAGGGCTGTTTGCTTTAATGGCTCTCAACTTTGTCTCTCCTTTCCAGTAACTTTCTGTGTTACTGGGAAGAGCGACAGACGCACTCCACGTTCTGAACCAGAAATAGGCATGCTGGCTGCTGGGCTAGTAATGCGCCAAGaaatttactgtaaaacatCTGGTACAGCAGCATGTCGGCCCATCATTCCTCTGGATGCAATAAAATGGATGTAACCTAGCAGATCAAATGATCAGGTGCACAGCACACTCCCTGGGGCAGAGCACACATCAATATGTGCATATAGACAGGTAGCTGGGAGAACAAGAGAAGTTTTAGGCCTTTATGATCAGCTCGGAATGAtcagaaaaaagacaagagtttgAGTTTTGAATGCAAGATTCCAATGTGCACAGAGAACTGCACAGAGATGTACTTAAAAGGTTTGCAAATATGCCAATGGTGTAAATAAATCTACAGTTTACATGTACAACAGTGCAAGAGGTACTGTATGTTtgacttttggtttttttcccctttcccctccagggggtcttttgtggacTCTAGtttcccttatatgaaagtaggctgacaggaaagggggaaaaagaggggggaagacatgcgacaaatattgccgggtccgggaatcaaacccgttgaggactcaaggcctccaaacgtgggttgCGCTATCCCCTACATCACCACAGCACGCAccatgtttgacatttttgacatgGATGTTTGATCTCCTTAGGCTATAATCAGTTCCTCTGTCTTAATCTGTGACATTTCAGAATTCTGAATCTCTGAGAAAGTGAGCATGAAAATCTCTGCTGAACATAAGTGTGATCAGGGATGATAAGAGTGGTTCTACAGTGAACTCTGCATGAACAGATGTGTTGTAGAGATAATGGAATACCACAAATGGTGGAGATGCAGCACCAAATAGGGTTACTATGTTTATTACTGAATCCTCATACTGTCTCAACCATACTATGCCTCACCCAGGCCAAATCTCACTCCAAACCCGAATCAAAAGTTAGCAACAAAACAGGCAGATGCAAAAACAAGTTAGCCTTAAACCATAATGGTACAGGCTTACAAAGTTTTACACACAGTTAAGTCACAACCCCACATACAGCAGTAGATGGCGTTACTTTCCACTGGCCCACCACTATCGTAGTAAAACAGGTCCAGGGAGATTTTATTACACCCATGCCCCGGCCACAACCCCGTTTAATCCACTATCCTTATCTGTCCCACTACTCGAGTGTCCTTTAATCTAAGTAGAATCTGGAAACGATATCAAGGTGTATCACCAAGCAACCTGTAAGTTGCCACACAGATAAACAAAGTTAAATATACTCATAGACACACTTATTTACCTCAACCCAACTTTGCTCAATTTTCAACAACATACATACTGGTAGATTTTTAACTTCAAGATTGCATCAGAACCCAACCTCTCTACTTCTCTACTTCTTAATACCACATAGGTAACAAAAAAGTTAATCGTTCCCTATGTGGTACATTATCTGGCAAAGGTttccaacacaaaaaacaagattGGAAAAGATTTGGGACCCTGATGATGAGTCCAGCATACAAACTTTTCCACTAaatcaataatgtttttatttattatcttgCATTTCtattataaaaatacttttgcttcatcttatttatcatttagttttatttctaaagagaATCATAAAATCATGCACCATTGGGAGTTTTGAGCCAACTCTTGGCCCCGACCTCCCACTGAGCCACTAGAACAGGCCCTTCTCAGGACTGTGATTGTAACCAGGCAAAAGGTTAAATGGCACCTCAATACCATAAAGATGCCAACAAACaagccattttatttttgtccgaTGCTGATATATTAAAAAGTGGCTAACATCACAACAATTCTGCTGTTGATATCGATAAATCGGGCATCCCTAATGATGATTTTTGTCAGTCTGTTGCAGGATTGGGCCAATtgtcctctttttgtttttggaaatcaaaatatggtcaccctagcTAATCAAGCTGAAAATGGTTTGACGCTGAAATTAAGATGTGTTATTGATGTCTCCTAGACTGCATCAGACCGAGCAGAAAAGTAAGCTTCACACTGACATCACCAGCAAAAAGTTCTTTGTGGATAAGAACTACGGAGTCAAGGTAGTGAAGCTAAAGCCTCCCACGATTACTCCATGGCAACTCTTCCACACTTCTCAGGCTGTTCTTCTTTCCAGCTCGGCGGTTTGGAACTGGCTCAAACTGAGACGTCGCTGAGAAATGCAACGGTCAATAAGCGAAAGGACAAAGACATCAGTTCTCTGTGCTACTCCTCCCCCCAGATGCTATCTGAGGGCATGAAACACTACTGCAAAAAGTGTGAGATATACAGGTCAGTGTCATGAGAGACTGCTGCTCAACCGACTAGATATTCCAAACATCTAGTCTTTAAAGTTTTCCAAAACACTTAAAAGTCATCCACAGTAACGCTCTTTTATCGGATTTTTTTCAGCTTGGGAATCATAATGTGGGAAATTGCAACTCAGAAGAAGCCATTTTCAGGTGTGTATCTGCTTTGACAGACAAGGACGATCTCAATTTTTTCAAGTCATTCTAAtcacttttatttctatatttttaaattgtaatgacATAAGATAAAGTATATGAGATTTTACCATAGGCAAATGAATTCCCCAGTTCAAACACCAAGGGATTTTTATATGGACGTTTTGCTGAGAATTCTGTTGATCTGGCCCAAATCCCTTTGGAGATAcaattgttttattcaaaataatgaATTGTGAAAATGTAGAGTCTGATCATAAGGTACTGTCAAGTTGCTTaccatgtttattttgttgtcagGGTGCAAATTATACCACTAAAATCGAGGGGATTCGACTACTTTCCACAAGATGAAAGCAGATCTAAGCAATAATggttgtttaggttttttttatataaatctcAATCTATGTATCTGAATAAAATCCCTCACTCTTCCATTGAAGGATTCCTatcaaatgtataaaaacattagTTATTAATCAGTGAAAGTTATTTTAGCAAAGGCAGCTACACATACAGGAGACATCATTATGAGTTGGTAATGAAATCAAAGTGTAAGTGTAttataaattaaacaataaagcaACAGGAGGTCCGAAGTGTTTCTCGGTTTGATTAACAAATTAGGGGGAAATTGTCTAAAGTTTGATGAGCTACATAACTGTGGATAGTAGACAAATTAGTATCAAGGGAGCAGTGCAGGTATTCTTTAATGAAAGGTAAGTTTTTCTGATATAGGCTGAGTTATGAGTTTTACgagataataaataataataatggtaataatattaaaaaggcACAGCTGGCTGGGCAGAGGGAAGTCTGGGTCTCCTTGTAATGCTCTGCTGAACGCATGTTTTTCTGCCAGTACATTTATTCATACTGGAACTATCTACTATAGTACAGCCCCACTGGTTTGATGTGGACCAACAAAAGCAAGGTTATTTTATGGCTAAATACATGCAGAATGTTTATGCGCAGAACCTCACCTGttatcatggaaaaataatatataatgacaaaataatttatattgctatatTCACCCTATGGTATGTACTGTAaagtacatatttttcatttagtttaaacaattctgatgattattttcttcaaaatcgccgGATTTTTGCATTTCCCCATTCAAATACTGGGAAGCGAAGCCCGTGAGGCAGCAGcaagctgagcctcacctgggattgatcaacctctcactaactgcactggctCCCGTTCTatgagagcatgttcctcctgtctgtacgtcacccaaaaaaatggctaaaaaaattaatgtatgaactgattttccataatttagcttatgtatataatgtacagtgtttttgtcaccaactgtgtgtgtaacgtgattcgtgtgctgaggagcgatcagaaacggcagagaacagattagaggtgaggcaggcagttctcttccATCATggagggggcgctcatgatcccagacattgtgactccacaactgcagagtaagagacagtaacagcgagctagccatggagctagccatacttactgtatggctagctccatcAAGtgcaatatatttatagttttctcctcttatcacagcaatcacttattaataatagcaaaataaacattaagcctaaaaccagaCTACTGCAACAGGCTGAATGTTCTGctgtttgtgtgggaaatatctgagtgttttttttttgtcagttctATAATGTctaccttttgtttttatttctcttgaaagaagcaaactgaacaaaaccatgatgttacaattaaaccacaACCTTACCCATGATTTTTTGTGTGCCATTACATCCTTAATATTTGTTTAAGGGAGCAGTGACACCCATAAGCAATTACTCCATCCATTGAACTTTCCAGACAGATTCATGTCCAAGCCCTTGCATCCATGGTCTTGAACTGTTTAAAAGGTGAAATATAAGAAACACACacttgaatttaaagttttccttTCCCACTTTCCAGATTATAGTGGTAATAAGGACACCCTTCATGTAAAAGTGGTTGAAGAGCATTATCGAGAACCCGTTCCCCGTCAATGCCCCGAATCCCTGGAAGAGCTGATCGATGCCTGTAGAGGCCATCATTGCGCCCAAAGGCCACCTGCTGGAGGTACGTAATTATCGTGGTTTTTGCTGTGTTAGGTTATGTTTCAGTGCTGCTATAGATGAACACTAATCATTAATGAACTTTCAGTCGAATAATCTTCACttctttgtatttctgcagtgcTGGTGGATAAACTGCGATGCTTGTTGGTAAAGTTAGAGCAGCAGTGATGCTCCTCCGAAGTCCTCCTCCAGGCCCAATCATCTTCAGTGGAGGAATCAAAACTGCAGAGGTTTTCTGTAACATACTAAGAATTAAgggttttttaaattgattttaaggatatttttttattcaactcaTATTTCCCAATTATAATCAACCTATTCTATTTTGAATAGCCAATCTCAGTATTCCTAATAACTTCATTAATGTTGAAAAGCCGTCTTAAGAAGAAAATCCTTTCACCCTCTTTATTGATGGTGCATAACAAAGCTGGAGTGCCAATTTGAAATCTCCTCTTGGAAAAGTTTAATGAGGTCCTAAATTTTCCATGATTTACTTGTAGAAATTCTCATACAGAAGAAATACATGTGTAAgtgtaaatgtaattaaactgCATCCTAAATGACTCCAAGCAAAATGTGAGCTCTAGTTAGCTCCTTGTacttgcttaattttttttacaccatgTCGGCGCTTCAAAAATGTGCCCTTTGACATGCTGTGGAGATTCTCTtgattgtttttcctcttttggtCAAATTCTAGTTTGATTTTCTATGTTGTCTGTGCATTTATTGGTAGTTTGAGGACTGGAGCTCAGATGGATCAGCTGCTATTCTGTGACATGCATCCCAGGATTAATTGGTCAATCTGAAATGCCCTCATTTGCGTTTAGCTGCTGTCGCTGTTTCCACCCTAATCTTGGGTTGGCATGCTTTGccaattcatttttttcttggaGTTCCCATGTTCTCCCTATGAATGTGCTGGTTTTCTCCAGGGACAACTAATGGTCTCCAAAACATAAGTTAGCTTGATTAGAGAATGGCAAAATTGGATTGTGTCTCCTGTAAGGAAGGAGTCCTAACCATGTAGTCCTTTGGCAGCAACTAAAGTTACCAATTAACAAGGTTTTTCCTGAGTAATCAGTGCTACAATAGATACAAAAATGTGGATACTGAAACAAATCCAAGCATAATTGAAGCTATGCTTGAATTTTCTGGCAAATTCTTTTTCTCCATCCACTGTGGAGGCGAGTACAATCATTAATTGGACTCTGTACACAAGGTGTCTTTACGTAACGGTGTGTCAGCAATGGAGAAGAGCTCTGGCAGATTCGGATCTGAAGATGAGGAGGCACAGCTCAGGCTGCAACATAAATACATTACGCATTAAAAGAGCTCAAGCCAGACACTTTGCCACCCATCTCCTCTTTATCAGTCAATCATTTTGTGCGAGAGGTGACAGTTTGGTGTATCAACAACTTCTGTGCGCAGACATAAGTAACAGCCTTCAACTGACCCGTGAAGCCAGACTGAAAAGGAAGCTCCTCTGTTTCAAAGCTGCGAGGAACAGTTTGCTTCGTGCTAAATATTTCATGCGTGGTCAGTTTGTAGGGCAGTCAGTTCATGCTTACCAGCGTGATCTGAGGGGATTTGGAATTAGGAAGCACACTATAAATACATGAGAGCAAAGGTCTTTCAGAACAAAAAGCTACAGATTGATTGCAGCGCCAAAGTAGTTTGGTAAAGTCACAGATATTCTATGAAGTCTTTGAAGGCAGTTTATACTGAGTTCAGTCATTCACTGCAGTGACGCCCGATCCAGAAAAGCATTGACGCATTACTGGTAGACGGTTTTACAGTTTAGCAAAAAAACTGGTCTGATATATTTTCTATTGCTGTATTGTGTTATATTTACTGTTTTCACACCAATAAATCCTAAATCTGTTCCCAGTTAGCTTGTTTGTAGTCTTTGGGTAAGGCCGACAGAATTGCCAACTGTCCTGTTTTAGTTGGGACGTCCCGTATAATAATAGTTTGATTTGTCccattttctgtcttaaatGTCCCATAACTTAACTTTTACCTGCAATGCACACAACAGATGGCGCTTCTACAAATGCCAAATCGTAAATGCCCGCCATCGTATCAGACGAGTGTTTGTGTCCGTTCAGAGCCGTCTAGTCATGCACACCAGATGTAAGGAGTAATGCATAAGTTGCTGTTTGTTCCGTGCATAATCGGAATACGAGCAGGTATGAATAAACCTGCTAAAAATACTTtgcagctacaaaaaaaaaaacaacaagaagcaAAACATACATGGGTTAGTCTTTAACCAGCACGGATCTACTGAAATGCACAAGAGAGCAGAGGTGCTAGCAGAATTGGTGCATTAGACAGACATTGACAAAAAGGTTGCAAGTGAAGTCCACCAAAATGTATAACCATGGAGGTAGCAATAATAGCACACTGTATGGTTAAGctaaaaaaaggctttttggTCCATTGCTGATTGTAAAGAAAATGCTCTTGAACAACAAAAGATGAGATGATTACAGTGATTGTACTGGGACATTCCTTGACTGGATTCCTTGACTTTTAAGAAGGCAGTGATGAAACCGCAAGTTATGTTTAACTGTTTCAACTTCACACTGAAGACATAACACTTGATAATGCTAATGTGAACTTTGAACAGCTTCATTTTGTCCAgcagttactttaaaaaaatcattgtcaTTACATTCTTAAAGCCAACTGTGCACTTTATAAACACTGACAGCTGAAAGCATCCTAATGATCAGCGATCAGTGgatattgagtttgttttaaaaatctagaATCTAGaacatttgctttttcttttaaatttctgaaatacGGCCAAACTGGTGACACGATTTTCCCTGTTTTACCCACAGTGAGAAGTCTTCCCTTTTTCtactacatcccccagaatgctgtgctgTTCTGTATCGGAGTTTAGTGAATAGTCTGTAAAATGTGTTATCTATTGATAAGGTATCTTATGTATCATGATATGTTATAGGTTTATTGTCCCGCGTTAAAAAAATCCATCGGTTAATCGTTATCAGTGGATGGATAAATGTAGAATTAATATGTTTCTCTAATTTGATGAAATGAAGATGTTAGAACTGAAGAAGCTGAGATCCTATCTATAATTATGACATAACCTTAGGCGCATTAGTCCACATCAGCTCATTTGAAAACCTCATGATTTTTTTCCTACGATTTCTGATGCACTTAAGGTCAGACGTGACATGGTGTCGCATAATCAGACCTTCATTACTGTATGATTAGTTACCAGTGAATCCCTATTATCCTGTGCGTCTGCAGTGACGTTGTGTCAGGCTTATCTCATCCTCATGACTGATTGCGCTGCCAGTAGATTTCACGATAGTTCCTGCTTTTCAAGAACGATTCTAAGACTCCAAGAGCTAAAGGTCAAACAAAATGAGAAGGAGATGcgtttttctgtctttgcacAACACAGATGAACACGCAACATTTGACCCTGAAAAGAGTCGAGAGTCCTACGAAGACAGGAGGAGAAAAGTTTGTGCTCAAAGGCAACTTGAACTATGAAGATATTCCAAAATGTATGTTGTTGAGAGGAACACAAGGAGGCAATAGGAGACAACCTATACAAGAAGAATTTTAAAACTCCCTTAAGAGGGAAGGGAAAGAACTCAGAGAGAAAACCTCCTGCCTTTGaggttttctttctgtgttgcAGAAAGATTTTTGACATTGCATATATTGttttcacttaatttttttaagtggcTTTGATTCACGTTTGTTGCTCTGCATAAGAACTTTACTTTGCCATTGTGGGgtaagaaaacttttttttactaaactgTTAACACCGATATGATTTTGATTTATAGAAATCAAGTTAGCATACTACTAGCATCTTAATGCAGTAAGACTTACGGAAGGTCTCAGGTGTTTTGATAGGCTCAGCTGTTCCCTCTCCCTTCTTGAACTTGGGAGAAAGACATTTCAGATGAGGGAGTAGCTTGCAGATGTTGAGCATTTTCATTAAGACGCAGTGCTGCCAGGTaaaacctgattaaataaagtagAAGACAATTGTATCTGTAAGCTCTAAGTGGCACACAAAACTCatctaataaaacacaaatgatgGGAATGGGAATAGCAATATCATAAATAGAAGTTGACGCTACGCAGCTATTTACCTGCACAGCAGGTCTCCATACTGCCGTAATTTCTTCCTCAATATCAGACAACAGTTGCTGAAGTGTTGGTTCCAACATCACAACACGTTGGTCTCGCCTGTGTGCCTTTGAATAAGCAAATATTAACACTGGCAACACTGACAAATTACATGGCAACGTGTAGTTTGTCAGGGAAGAAAATTGCACAACTGCATGCCAAGtaccttttaaaatattaatgtgatCACAATATGAATGAACACTTCTACCAAACAAGGCCTCAATCAGTTAGGCAACGTGAGGGTCAAGAACATCACTGAACAAAACTATATCAAGCTGTTAATGTAGTAAATACTCCAAACGTACAGGCGTCCTGTCCCCTAGGAGCTAAAAGCTAACACACAGcgctaacattagcagaatGTGCTGCTATCAAAACAAAATGGCCACGGCACATTCCAATAtattgcaagaaaataaaaagtctctCTTTTAGGAAGTAGTATTGCTGCGTATTTCaccacatgaaataaaaatatttttgtgtttacgTTCCCTCATGTGAACAGATGTTCGCCCGGTGCTGCGGTAGGCGCCTCGCTCACCTGGGCTGCGGCTTGCTAGGCGCTTCTCAGGTGTGAAGAGGAGTTTTCCGCTGTAAATACGTTTTCCTCCTCAGCACAGCAAACAGCGGAAGctcctgtcacaataacaacaCCTCATATCGGTCATTCCCAGCATTAAACCCTGCGTGGCCCTGAACTCTCCCCTTACTCCTTGTTTAATGTTAATCCAAACACCCACTCATGTCTGTGGACACAGCTACCTGCTACCATTGACGGCGCGCGCTCACAGGTCGCACCTATGAGCACGCGACTTcttctggtgtttttttctcGCGAGTCGAAAAGAAACTGAAGGTGTGAAtcaccgccacctactggtacgTAGTGTTGTTATGTATAAGTTTTCATTAAGAAACTTCTGAGGCCCTTATTCTAAACTACAATAACTTGTTGTTTTctacttttgtttcattttgaacaTTGAATGTTTATTGCTGACcggataaaaataaagacatacacaattaaatttgattgaattgaattaaattgtgttttcaatTGAGGAAACACAAAATAGCTGTGTTTTCTCTCATGGTCCCTGAATACTGTGAACCCGGCAATTTTGGCCTGTAGTGCATAAAATCTGAGCACTTGTTAATCAACTTAACtccaaataaagcaaattataGAACACAGACAGGTGAAAATATATGGTTACACCGACATTCCTGTTTCCCAGTGTGGAGTGGAGAACGCATTTCCCCAAATTATCGAAGGCTGCACTGTTTTAGGAAACCTTCCTGATTAAAACTTCTCCTGCCTCATCAGTTTTGCTCTTGGCCTGTCACATTCTGTGCATATTGAGGAACTTGTCACTCCTCCTTCAGTCCTTCTGTGACGATTGTGG
It includes:
- the LOC102220812 gene encoding mixed lineage kinase domain-like protein; translated protein: MDIVNPMKFLVGSVLSTAVGIYKLAEKAKANKKQCHRIGERVKALERVVNSIDSIEAAQLSAEVTKTLEELSTVLNSTFGLIEKFTSSNWMKRLYKTSSHAGEFQMVNDRLSDSFQNLTIALQLKQGSDMGKLLKEAYTREEDEKDRKEDEKELNRMLMEYMEYVETMRTDLEDVKSNVAQVVEMLKKPKIITMDIRVIKEDELCIPNLDELDNLTDQGPQVYRGTFKDFTVAAKIFTNLNTTAAEIKSDFKKEVETMKRFESPNILRMFGICILDEDTPNTKYLIIMEYCEKGSLREVLSSECDLSWTRKVSMCRDAAQGLYRLHQTEQKSKLHTDITSKKFFVDKNYGVKLGGLELAQTETSLRNATVNKRKDKDISSLCYSSPQMLSEGMKHYCKKCEIYSLGIIMWEIATQKKPFSDYSGNKDTLHVKVVEEHYREPVPRQCPESLEELIDACRGHHCAQRPPAGVLVDKLRCLLVKLEQQ